The Planifilum fulgidum genome includes a window with the following:
- a CDS encoding ribonuclease domain-containing protein, which yields MKKKFFKEEKRWYRSVGAWARRGSPTMEYIILIAVGALFAGLLYLAMSDGEGLIQSAMEKKVQEIIQGQLPEGKPSENNPENSGSSDIGNASEIGDPRDIGGNPEIGGSPDAGIPPELGGPSDRSGTTPADGNAEADGTSPSTSGGTSGGATAEGKSSASQEEGKGGLSGWWDKTKNYVASGQILKDAAHLGKETLDFLILDDVSGCITGKDTDGNQVSGWERGLSCVSLVPVVKWAKFGKYADEALAFAGKLDDKLAKTRLGEGMQTAKRKLDGLFSKGKRVACNCNDNVGKLKKGESNTSGSISWITPGSLPKEEEDAVLKTLELIDSKKKPPRKLRKNWGVKFRNNEGYLPKGSYSEYRVAPPPGTKNAGPRRIVVNRKLEKCIILGLIMVMEEGRHLSGYDSFYITKLGI from the coding sequence ATGAAGAAAAAGTTCTTTAAAGAAGAAAAACGTTGGTACCGAAGTGTTGGAGCGTGGGCCCGTAGGGGCTCTCCGACGATGGAGTATATCATCCTCATCGCCGTGGGTGCGCTCTTCGCCGGTTTGCTGTACCTGGCCATGTCGGATGGAGAAGGCCTGATCCAGTCGGCCATGGAGAAAAAGGTCCAGGAAATCATCCAAGGCCAGCTTCCTGAGGGAAAGCCTTCCGAAAACAATCCGGAAAACAGCGGCTCTTCCGACATCGGTAACGCATCAGAGATTGGCGATCCCAGGGATATCGGTGGAAATCCGGAGATCGGCGGTTCTCCTGACGCCGGCATCCCGCCGGAGCTGGGAGGACCCTCCGACAGATCCGGCACGACTCCGGCGGATGGGAACGCGGAAGCGGATGGGACGTCCCCTTCCACCTCCGGCGGCACTTCAGGGGGTGCAACAGCGGAAGGAAAATCTTCCGCATCCCAAGAAGAGGGAAAGGGCGGGCTTTCCGGATGGTGGGATAAAACGAAAAACTACGTGGCCTCCGGACAAATCCTGAAAGATGCCGCCCATCTCGGCAAAGAGACGCTGGATTTTCTCATATTGGATGATGTGTCCGGATGTATTACCGGGAAGGACACCGACGGTAACCAAGTAAGCGGATGGGAGCGCGGTCTCAGCTGTGTTTCCCTGGTTCCCGTGGTCAAATGGGCAAAATTCGGAAAGTATGCCGACGAGGCCCTCGCCTTTGCCGGCAAATTGGATGACAAATTGGCGAAAACTCGCCTCGGTGAAGGCATGCAAACGGCGAAGAGGAAGCTGGATGGTCTGTTTAGCAAGGGAAAAAGGGTTGCATGTAATTGTAATGATAATGTGGGAAAGTTGAAGAAGGGGGAAAGTAATACTAGTGGTTCAATTTCTTGGATAACTCCAGGAAGTTTACCCAAAGAAGAGGAGGATGCAGTTTTGAAAACGCTGGAATTAATAGATTCCAAGAAAAAACCACCTAGAAAACTCAGGAAAAATTGGGGAGTAAAATTTAGAAATAACGAAGGATATTTGCCTAAGGGATCATATTCAGAATATAGGGTTGCACCTCCTCCGGGTACTAAAAATGCAGGCCCGAGACGTATAGTTGTCAATAGAAAACTGGAGAAATGTATTATACTTGGACTCATTATGGTGATGGAGGAAGGCCGGCATTTGTCAGGATACGATAGTTTTTATATTACGAAATTAGGGATATGA
- a CDS encoding helix-turn-helix domain-containing protein, giving the protein MIFVRDLTTKEGNQLRHIIRKGSHPVKVRRAMVILASAQKMTVPNIARLYHLSEDHVRRLIHRFNKEGMKSLHPRYGGGRPRTFTPE; this is encoded by the coding sequence ATGATTTTCGTTCGTGACTTGACCACCAAGGAAGGCAATCAATTAAGACATATCATTCGAAAAGGATCCCATCCGGTGAAAGTCCGGCGGGCAATGGTTATTCTGGCATCCGCCCAAAAGATGACCGTCCCAAACATCGCCCGACTGTATCACCTATCCGAGGATCACGTTCGACGGTTGATTCACCGGTTTAATAAGGAAGGGATGAAATCGCTTCACCCCCGTTATGGAGGCGGCCGCCCGCGAACTTTTACGCCGGAAC